The Nitrospira sp. CR1.1 genome contains a region encoding:
- the plsY gene encoding glycerol-3-phosphate 1-O-acyltransferase PlsY, whose product MVLLASIGGYLLGSIPFGVVVSRWLDSPDPRMAGSRNVGFTNVLRVGGKKAGILTLLGDIGKGWLVGWIGTLLFHQEAAILLVALTSIVGHLYSIFLNFKGGKGVATALGAVLGVAPWIGLTLMGIWVGAVLLWKYSSGGALVAFGLFPIVALLSHQSWLFVLFACLVAILIWSKHTDNLVRLWMGTERRIGDRPSDQVAPR is encoded by the coding sequence TTGGTGTTGTTGGCAAGTATTGGAGGGTATCTTTTAGGATCGATTCCTTTCGGCGTCGTCGTGTCACGATGGTTGGACTCGCCTGATCCCAGGATGGCGGGGAGCCGGAATGTCGGATTCACCAATGTCTTGCGGGTCGGTGGGAAAAAGGCCGGGATCCTGACGTTGCTCGGTGACATTGGGAAGGGATGGCTCGTCGGATGGATAGGCACACTACTATTCCACCAAGAAGCTGCTATTCTGCTCGTGGCGCTGACGTCTATCGTCGGCCACCTCTATTCCATCTTTTTGAATTTCAAGGGAGGGAAGGGTGTAGCCACGGCCTTAGGAGCGGTGCTGGGAGTCGCCCCCTGGATCGGCCTCACCCTCATGGGTATTTGGGTCGGAGCGGTCTTATTGTGGAAATATTCTTCCGGGGGTGCACTCGTGGCCTTTGGATTGTTTCCAATTGTGGCGCTGCTGTCTCATCAATCCTGGCTCTTCGTGTTATTCGCCTGTCTAGTGGCTATCCTCATCTGGTCCAAGCACACCGATAATCTTGTCCGTCTCTGGATGGGTACGGAACGGCGCATTGGTGATCGTCCCTCCGATCAAGTCGCTCCTCGTTGA